Proteins co-encoded in one uncultured Draconibacterium sp. genomic window:
- a CDS encoding LysM peptidoglycan-binding domain-containing protein, protein MRSLLLLCMAFLLLLPTEQVLGQNFAQNEVVIFHGKKFVMHQVRTGETVYSLSNKFGVAQSELEENNPGIEKGLTIGQVLKIPYTEGLELQSLSEDQKGDPSGFKKYKIESRKETAYSIAKKFGISVEDLYAYNPTVRKFKKRTVLNIPYWEKEAASETEDLAEKTGAGVQTILHQVVSGETLYSLARKYGISEQEILALNPDASQLKTGMTLLIKISASEGDVNKPQPMEYVGNRNYIEHIIESGETMWGITRKYNVSEEELKEINPILNTGFPAGAVIKIPVAEANEPMAKPVNAEAFEQHLVKRGETLYGLSKQYNVSIPDIIKYNPILDQRNLAYGETILIPKKPEEVFAKTESDNIIFADIDSAKMMEEFYAVEMPVEIPESCVPDLSGSFSQKTYNVALFLPFYYEANDNLNHEDLAIDSTALFTSEETEMVQDTTIELEERKELFKQFYGGSENFVQFYEGVLLAIDSLQNIGFDVQLNVFDTQRNKDSIRQYFMANDFFMTDLIIGPIFPNVQQEIAAYAAKNRIPIISPLASQSSITRSNPDYFQVNPSRDYLIRQTAEMVAEEHFNSNFIIVKTSNYSGTPEGELVELLREKFFNSGMLSSNEGVNFTIYDFENEGAFGLRRIMSKNKENVVYIPSENEGELSVAISNLNNLSDEYSITLIGSNRYPNYSSIQLEQFHNLKLKYITPYYTDYTNTQTINFVEQYKNNFGTEPDNFGFQGYDVTMYFLTALITYGNDFAGCLPYMHTFQMQGNYHFGQLTQFGGYMNEGVSVISYTRDYEVKRKRVKGQPRLIMASDN, encoded by the coding sequence ATGAGAAGTCTTTTGTTGCTATGCATGGCATTTTTACTGTTGTTACCAACGGAACAGGTTCTTGGGCAAAATTTTGCTCAAAACGAGGTTGTTATTTTCCATGGCAAAAAGTTTGTTATGCACCAGGTGCGCACTGGCGAAACCGTTTATTCGCTAAGCAATAAGTTTGGTGTAGCACAATCGGAACTTGAGGAAAACAATCCGGGAATTGAGAAGGGACTAACGATCGGACAGGTGCTAAAAATTCCTTATACTGAAGGCCTTGAACTGCAGAGTCTTTCAGAAGACCAGAAAGGAGATCCTTCAGGATTTAAAAAATATAAAATCGAGTCGCGAAAAGAAACCGCTTATTCTATTGCCAAAAAGTTTGGAATTAGTGTGGAGGATCTTTATGCCTACAATCCAACTGTTCGGAAATTTAAAAAGCGAACAGTTCTGAATATTCCATACTGGGAAAAAGAGGCAGCGTCAGAAACTGAAGATTTAGCTGAAAAAACAGGAGCGGGTGTACAAACAATATTACATCAGGTGGTTTCGGGAGAAACGTTGTATTCGCTTGCCCGGAAATACGGAATAAGTGAGCAGGAAATTCTTGCTTTAAATCCTGATGCAAGTCAGTTAAAAACAGGAATGACCTTATTAATAAAAATCAGTGCATCGGAGGGCGATGTAAATAAGCCCCAACCCATGGAATATGTTGGTAACCGAAATTACATTGAACATATTATTGAATCGGGAGAAACCATGTGGGGAATAACGCGCAAATACAATGTTTCGGAAGAAGAACTTAAAGAGATAAACCCGATTTTAAATACCGGATTTCCGGCCGGAGCAGTAATTAAAATTCCGGTGGCAGAAGCCAACGAGCCAATGGCAAAACCGGTAAATGCAGAAGCTTTTGAGCAGCATTTGGTGAAAAGGGGCGAAACGTTATATGGCTTGTCGAAACAATACAATGTTAGTATTCCCGACATTATTAAGTATAACCCGATACTCGATCAACGAAATCTGGCATATGGCGAAACCATTTTAATTCCTAAAAAGCCGGAGGAAGTTTTTGCCAAAACCGAAAGTGACAATATTATATTTGCAGATATCGACTCGGCTAAAATGATGGAAGAATTTTATGCGGTAGAAATGCCGGTTGAAATTCCTGAATCGTGTGTGCCTGATTTATCAGGATCGTTCTCTCAGAAAACCTACAATGTAGCCTTGTTTTTGCCTTTTTATTACGAAGCAAATGATAACCTGAACCACGAGGATCTGGCGATTGATTCAACTGCGCTTTTTACAAGTGAAGAAACCGAAATGGTACAAGATACGACTATTGAGCTGGAGGAGCGAAAAGAATTGTTTAAGCAATTTTATGGAGGAAGTGAAAACTTTGTACAGTTTTATGAGGGGGTACTTTTAGCCATCGATTCTTTGCAGAATATTGGTTTTGATGTTCAGCTAAATGTTTTTGATACGCAGCGAAACAAAGATTCGATACGCCAGTACTTTATGGCTAACGATTTTTTCATGACTGATTTGATTATAGGACCGATTTTCCCGAATGTACAACAGGAGATTGCAGCATACGCAGCGAAGAACCGAATCCCGATTATTTCGCCACTGGCTTCGCAATCGTCTATTACCCGATCAAATCCCGATTACTTTCAGGTAAATCCTTCGCGCGATTATTTGATTCGCCAAACGGCAGAAATGGTGGCCGAGGAGCATTTCAACAGTAACTTTATAATTGTAAAAACATCGAATTATTCAGGAACTCCAGAAGGAGAACTGGTAGAACTGTTACGCGAGAAATTCTTTAACTCAGGTATGTTGAGCAGCAACGAGGGGGTTAACTTTACAATTTACGATTTTGAAAATGAAGGTGCTTTTGGCTTGCGGAGAATAATGTCGAAAAACAAGGAAAATGTGGTTTACATTCCATCTGAAAACGAAGGCGAATTAAGTGTGGCCATTTCCAATTTAAACAACTTGTCTGACGAGTATTCGATTACGCTGATTGGTTCAAACCGTTACCCTAATTATTCAAGTATTCAGTTGGAGCAGTTTCATAATCTGAAGCTCAAATACATTACACCTTACTACACCGACTATACAAATACGCAAACTATTAATTTTGTTGAGCAATACAAGAATAATTTTGGAACTGAACCTGATAATTTTGGTTTTCAGGGTTACGATGTAACGATGTATTTTTTAACGGCATTAATAACTTACGGTAACGATTTTGCAGGTTGCCTGCCCTATATGCATACATTCCAAATGCAGGGAAATTATCATTTCGGGCAACTTACGCAGTTTGGAGGTTATATGAATGAAGGGGTTTCTGTAATTTCGTATACCCGCGATTATGAGGTGAAACGTAAACGTGTGAAGGGACAGCCACGTTTGATAATGGCTTCGGACAATTAG
- a CDS encoding NUDIX domain-containing protein, with translation MDTHPLKVLKYCPKCGSAEFKKSGERSLKCAACGFHFYINSAAAVAALVTNDEGKLMLVTRGVEPNYGKLDLPGGFVDPLESAEEAVMRELNEELGLKVKNLKYLGSAPNEYVFSAYTVFTLDMAFQVTAESLEQLKPMDDILAYKFYSEDELDYRDVPAPSIKKFVKDYFKSIKHKQ, from the coding sequence ATGGATACCCATCCTTTAAAAGTATTAAAATATTGTCCGAAGTGTGGTTCTGCGGAGTTTAAGAAATCTGGCGAACGTTCATTAAAATGTGCTGCCTGTGGTTTTCATTTCTATATAAACTCCGCGGCTGCAGTAGCCGCTTTGGTTACTAATGATGAAGGAAAATTAATGCTTGTAACACGTGGCGTTGAACCTAATTATGGTAAACTCGATTTGCCGGGAGGGTTTGTCGATCCGCTGGAATCAGCAGAAGAAGCTGTAATGCGCGAACTTAACGAGGAGTTGGGATTGAAAGTAAAAAACTTAAAATACCTGGGCTCAGCGCCAAACGAGTATGTGTTTTCAGCATACACTGTATTTACATTGGATATGGCCTTTCAGGTCACTGCAGAATCTTTAGAACAACTGAAACCAATGGACGACATTCTTGCTTACAAATTCTATTCAGAAGATGAGTTGGATTATAGAGATGTGCCGGCACCCTCGATTAAGAAATTTGTGAAAGACTATTTTAAAAGCATAAAGCATAAACAATGA
- a CDS encoding alpha/beta hydrolase: MKKINLSLLLSLLTVIAIAQDKIVKVWPNGAPNDNGMIEPEEKYDGARVRKVSEAEMYVFSPEAEINTGAAVVICPGGGYWVEAMDHEGYDVARFLQRKGITGIVLKYRLPYGNHEVPSSDARQAIRIVRANAEEWGVNPEKIGIAGSSAGGHLASTAGTVFDYGNKESADKIEQQSCRPDFMLLLYPVITMDEEFTHLGSRGNLIGKGHDKELIRKYSNELNVSAETPPTFLILADDDKSVVPKNSISFYSKLKEFDIPAEMHIFQKRWSRFWHS, encoded by the coding sequence ATGAAGAAAATAAACCTAAGCCTGCTACTCTCACTACTAACCGTAATTGCTATCGCACAAGATAAAATAGTAAAAGTTTGGCCAAACGGCGCTCCTAACGACAATGGGATGATAGAGCCCGAAGAGAAATACGACGGAGCGCGCGTTCGAAAAGTATCGGAAGCGGAAATGTATGTTTTTTCGCCTGAAGCCGAAATTAATACTGGTGCAGCCGTGGTAATTTGTCCGGGCGGCGGTTATTGGGTAGAAGCAATGGATCATGAAGGATATGACGTGGCGCGTTTTCTACAGAGAAAAGGAATAACCGGTATTGTATTAAAATACCGATTGCCATACGGAAACCATGAAGTTCCGTCGAGCGATGCACGGCAAGCTATTCGAATTGTGCGTGCCAATGCCGAAGAGTGGGGTGTTAATCCCGAAAAAATCGGAATCGCAGGTTCTTCTGCCGGTGGACACCTGGCTTCAACCGCCGGAACGGTTTTCGATTATGGCAATAAAGAAAGTGCTGACAAAATTGAACAGCAAAGTTGCCGGCCCGATTTTATGTTGTTGTTATATCCGGTAATAACGATGGACGAAGAATTCACTCATTTGGGATCTCGTGGAAACCTAATCGGAAAAGGCCACGATAAAGAGTTGATCCGAAAATATTCGAACGAGTTAAATGTGAGTGCTGAAACGCCACCAACATTTCTCATTTTGGCCGACGACGATAAAAGTGTGGTGCCAAAAAATTCGATCAGTTTTTATTCTAAATTGAAAGAATTTGACATACCGGCAGAAATGCATATTTTCCAAAAAAGGTGGTCACGGTTTTGGCATTCGTAA